The DNA window CTCGATCAGCTCATCGGCGACGTCGTCGAAGCGTACGACACGTATCAGCTTCACCGCGTCTTCAAGCTGCTGCACGAGTTCTGCACGGTGCAGATCAGCAGCGTCTACGGCAACGCGATGAAGGACCGGCTTTACTGCGATGCCCCCAACTCGCCGCTACGGCGCCGATCGCAGACGGTGATGCAATTGATGGCCGTCGCGCTGACGAAGCTGCTGGCGCCGATCTGCGTCTTCACCGCCGACGAGGCGTGGGAGCAGATCACGCACAAGCCCGCTGGCGAGAAGGATGCCTGGTCGGTTCACCTGACCAAGCTGCCGGAACGGCTGAAGCTCGAGATCTCTGCCGACCAGCGGGAAGAGTGGAAGCAGCTCATGGCTTTGCGGTCCGATGCGCTCGGCCAGCTCGACAAGCTGACGCGGCAGATCGGCAAGTACAAGGCGCTCGACGCCGAGATCGTCTTCAAGGTGGACGACGACGCGACCCGGCGAAAGCTGCAGGCGTACGGCGTCGACCTGGAAGACATGGTCGGCTGCGGGCACCACCAGTTCGCCGAGAAGGGCCCCGCCGGCCCGGCGGCGGTGGTGGAAGTGCTCGACCGGCGCGAGACGTACCAGGCCTGCGCCCGAAGCTGGAAACGCCGGCCGGATGTCGGGACGGACGCACAGTATCCCGATCTGAGCCTTCGCGACGCCGCGGCGATGCGCGGTTGATAAGTAAGTGCTGTCAGCGCTACATGTCGTCTTGATGGCACGTGATCTTTGCAAAGAGCCGCGCACGGAGTGTACTCACTGAGTAAGCGGGAATGAGCCCCGAACCGTAACCGTTCCCGCTTACTCCGTGAGTACACTCCGTGCGCGGCTCCTCTTTAGGTGACATACTCTCAGGATGACAAGTTGCGGCCCGTTGTGAGAAGTCACGACGCCTGACGTTCGGCCCCTCACCCTAACCCTCTCCCCCGAGTACGGGGGAGAGGGGACCAGAACAATGCCCATCAAACTCGCAGTCCTCATCTCCGGCGGCGGAACCACGCTGCAGAACCTCCTCGACGTCATTGCCGCCGGGCGGCTTGATGCACAAGTGGGCGTCGTGATTGCCTCGCGCCCTGGCGTCAAAGGCCTGCAGCGGGCGGCGGATGCGAAGGTGATGAACTTCGTCGTCGAACGCGCCGGCATTCCCGACCTCGCGGACTTCTCGAAGCAGGTCTTTCAGCTCATTGACGACGCCGGTGTCGATCTGGTCGTGATGGCCGGCTGGATGTCGCTGCTCAAGATCCCGGCGAAGTACGCTGGGAAGATCATCAACATCCATCCGGCGCTGCTGCCGAGCTTTGGCGGCAAGGGCATGTACGG is part of the Humisphaera borealis genome and encodes:
- the purN gene encoding phosphoribosylglycinamide formyltransferase; translation: MPIKLAVLISGGGTTLQNLLDVIAAGRLDAQVGVVIASRPGVKGLQRAADAKVMNFVVERAGIPDLADFSKQVFQLIDDAGVDLVVMAGWMSLLKIPAKYAGKIINIHPALLPSFGGKGMYGKRVHQAVIDHGCKLSGCTVHFVDDAYDNGPIILQRACPVLDGDTAETLAARVFEEEKIAYPEAIRLIQAGRVKVAGRRVVVSS